Proteins from a single region of Synechococcus sp. WH 8109:
- a CDS encoding NAD(P)-dependent oxidoreductase, with product MSLRHDYRSRPPEQVRVVVFGATGYIGRFVVKELVERGYQVIAFARERSGIGGCQSRDEVIADFPGAEVRFGDVTDPASIAAEAFDQPTDVVVSCLASRTGGRKDSWAIDYAATLNTYEQGRAAGVAHYVLLSAICVQKPLLEFQKAKLAFEAVLQADEAMSHSIVRPTAFFKSLGGQVESCRKGGPYVMFGGGTLASCKPISEDDLARFMADCIHDESKRNQVLPIGGPGPALSAREQGEMLFRALNKPERMLSVPIALMDAPIALLDALAQLFPGINDTAEFGRIGRYYASESMLVWDEQKECYDADATPSYGTDTLEQFFERVAREGMAGQDLGDAALF from the coding sequence ATGTCCCTCCGCCACGACTACCGCAGCCGACCACCCGAACAGGTGCGCGTGGTGGTGTTCGGAGCCACGGGCTACATCGGCCGCTTTGTGGTGAAAGAACTGGTGGAACGGGGCTACCAGGTGATCGCCTTCGCCCGCGAGCGCAGCGGCATCGGTGGTTGCCAGAGCAGGGACGAGGTGATCGCCGATTTCCCTGGAGCTGAGGTGCGCTTCGGGGATGTCACCGATCCAGCCTCGATCGCAGCCGAGGCATTCGATCAACCCACGGATGTGGTGGTGAGTTGCCTGGCGTCCCGCACCGGCGGCCGCAAGGATTCCTGGGCGATTGACTACGCAGCCACCCTCAACACCTATGAGCAGGGACGGGCGGCCGGGGTGGCCCATTACGTGCTGCTCTCGGCCATCTGTGTGCAGAAACCGCTGCTGGAATTTCAGAAGGCGAAGCTGGCCTTCGAAGCCGTGTTGCAGGCGGATGAGGCGATGAGCCACTCCATCGTTCGCCCCACCGCCTTTTTCAAAAGCCTGGGCGGACAGGTGGAAAGCTGCCGCAAGGGCGGCCCCTACGTAATGTTTGGAGGTGGAACCCTGGCCAGCTGCAAGCCGATCAGCGAAGACGATCTGGCCCGATTCATGGCGGACTGCATCCATGACGAGTCCAAACGCAACCAGGTGCTGCCCATTGGGGGGCCAGGTCCGGCACTGAGCGCCCGTGAGCAGGGAGAGATGCTCTTCCGGGCTTTGAACAAACCCGAACGGATGCTCTCGGTGCCAATTGCCCTCATGGATGCGCCGATCGCCTTGTTGGACGCCCTGGCTCAACTGTTCCCAGGAATCAACGACACGGCGGAATTTGGTCGAATCGGCCGCTACTACGCCAGCGAATCGATGCTCGTTTGGGACGAGCAGAAGGAGTGCTACGACGCGGATGCAACTCCGTCCTATGGAACCGACACGCTGGAGCAGTTCTTTGAGCGCGTGGCCCGGGAGGGCATGGCCGGGCAAGATCTGGGGGATGCGGCGCTGTTCTGA
- a CDS encoding metal ABC transporter ATP-binding protein — translation MNDSLSVLSTTELSFSYGGRNTVDRVNLELQAGTLTALVGPNGAGKSTLLHLLEGRLTPSQGTVNSSKPIGLMPQRAAIDWSFPITARDMVQLGAPKKGKATTKNHCEQLLERVGMGATGSRRLNQLSGGQQQRVLLARALMQQTEILLLDEPCSAIDPPTRDHLLKVMRDQAEAGQTLLVSSHDWGSALDSYDQVVVMDGQILANGSPNSVREKLSDLTCMMGSHCCG, via the coding sequence ATGAACGATTCGCTTTCTGTGCTGAGCACAACCGAACTGAGCTTCAGCTACGGGGGCCGCAACACCGTCGACAGAGTCAACCTGGAACTTCAAGCGGGAACTCTTACAGCGCTGGTAGGTCCCAACGGAGCCGGCAAGTCAACGCTGTTGCACTTGCTGGAGGGGCGACTGACACCCAGCCAGGGAACGGTCAACTCCAGCAAGCCAATTGGCCTTATGCCCCAGCGGGCAGCCATTGACTGGTCGTTTCCGATCACCGCTCGCGACATGGTTCAGCTGGGGGCGCCCAAAAAGGGCAAAGCCACAACAAAGAACCACTGCGAACAGCTGCTGGAACGCGTCGGCATGGGAGCCACTGGATCACGACGCCTCAACCAGCTCTCCGGCGGCCAGCAACAACGCGTTCTGCTGGCCAGAGCTTTGATGCAGCAGACCGAGATCCTGCTGCTGGACGAACCCTGCAGCGCAATCGATCCACCTACGCGAGACCATCTGCTCAAAGTGATGCGGGATCAGGCGGAAGCAGGCCAGACGCTGCTGGTGAGTAGCCACGATTGGGGCAGCGCCCTCGACAGCTACGACCAGGTTGTTGTTATGGACGGCCAGATCCTGGCCAACGGATCACCCAACAGCGTTCGCGAAAAATTAAGCGACCTGACTTGCATGATGGGGAGCCATTGCTGTGGTTGA
- a CDS encoding hydantoinase B/oxoprolinase family protein, producing MGWCFWIDRGGTFTDLIGRDSEGQLHVRKVLSEQAGAGDPAVSAMEAMLASASPPVELGDVDDVRLGTTVATNALLEGAGAPLLLLTNAGLRDQLWIGDQHREDLFALEQPQRPFLAQTVLELAGRLDARGEEVEPLVLDQLLRRRLEELRCSGLDVAVVALLHAQRNPAHEQRCAALLRELGFRTVVCSHQVSVMPRLVPRGQTSLVEGAVRPVLDGYLQQVQGALGAATPLRVMTSSGALQAPDRLQAKDTILSGPAAGMVGAIAAARMAGFDGVPVLGFDMGGTSTDVFCVACADAQALRQVKEQTEIAGLQLLAPRLPIETVAAGGGSVLELQGERLRVGPRSAGAQPGPACYRAGGPLTITDANLLLGRLQVDRFPAVFGPSGDLPPDVEVVRHCFAELAAALGQTPERVASGALQLAVETMAAAIRRVSLHRGEDIRGGVLVAYGGAGGQHACRLADELALNTVLLHPMAGVLSAFGMGQARQRCRRQVHLGAALSPDLLVALQDQVERLKGEAQETLRRQGDRADADAGEPEVWVSLALRYPSTEQTLVLTWFAQQGVDAVISAFKASHQQRYGYCIDADQALIVEQLNVEVTAPQQFDATTAAKATAAAEMAEPTREVQTSPQVSMHLESSGWTQVQLLNRSALAPDQRIAGPALIAEATGCTVLEPGWQARVAEGGTLLLERSHPADGSPLLAQASDHDPLQAELFRHRFMAIAEQMGERLRQSSRSVNIRERLDFSCALFDATGALVANAPHIPVHLGSMGDSVRDLLAQVANGDVAPLQPDDTLLSNDPFHGGTHLPDITAISPVFCNGDQPSFFVASRGHHADVGGIAPGSMPSFSRTIADEGLLLRNQLFVRHGRVHAADLEAVWSGMATPPRNPPELLADLQAQVAANQAGVVALQSLVEREGQALVQRQMTLLQQDAARSVQRLLLRLTDARHQLALDDGSYLVVQVCLDSNRQRLRLDFSGTSPQRPGNFNAPLAVTRAAVLYVIRCLLDSDIPLNEGCFAPLDLVVPEGCLLNPQPPAAVVAGNVEVSQALCNLLFAAFGAQAAGQGTMNNVSFGNGRCQYYETVAGGGGAGEGFAGSVGLQLHMTNSRLTDPEVLESRYPVRLESFAVRSGSGGQGRWPGGDGLERTIRFLEPMSVSLISGSRQVAPFGLNGGASGACGENLRLDREGVAHPLPGAVQLELQAGEAIRMLTPGGGGMGR from the coding sequence ATGGGGTGGTGCTTCTGGATTGATCGCGGTGGCACCTTCACCGATCTGATCGGTCGTGATTCAGAAGGCCAGCTGCACGTGCGCAAGGTGCTCTCGGAGCAGGCCGGTGCTGGAGACCCTGCGGTGTCGGCCATGGAAGCGATGTTGGCGTCGGCTTCTCCACCCGTGGAGCTGGGGGACGTCGACGACGTGCGCCTCGGCACCACCGTGGCCACCAATGCGTTGCTGGAGGGGGCTGGTGCTCCGCTGCTGTTGCTCACCAATGCCGGGCTGAGGGATCAGCTGTGGATCGGCGATCAACATCGCGAAGATCTGTTCGCTCTTGAGCAGCCCCAGCGCCCCTTTCTGGCGCAAACGGTGCTGGAGCTGGCCGGTCGGCTCGATGCCCGGGGTGAGGAGGTTGAGCCCCTGGTGCTGGATCAGCTGCTGCGGCGGCGTCTCGAGGAGCTGCGCTGTTCCGGCCTGGACGTCGCCGTGGTGGCGTTGTTGCATGCCCAGCGCAACCCAGCCCATGAGCAGCGCTGCGCTGCATTGCTGCGGGAACTTGGTTTTCGCACCGTGGTCTGCTCCCATCAGGTGAGTGTGATGCCCCGCCTGGTGCCGCGGGGGCAGACATCCTTGGTGGAAGGCGCCGTGCGTCCGGTGCTTGATGGCTACCTGCAGCAGGTGCAGGGGGCGTTGGGTGCCGCCACACCACTGCGGGTGATGACCTCCAGCGGAGCTTTGCAGGCTCCAGACAGGCTGCAGGCCAAAGACACCATCCTTTCGGGTCCGGCGGCGGGGATGGTTGGTGCGATCGCCGCGGCGCGGATGGCTGGCTTTGACGGGGTGCCGGTGCTGGGCTTCGACATGGGGGGCACGTCGACGGATGTGTTCTGCGTGGCTTGCGCCGATGCACAGGCCTTGCGGCAAGTGAAGGAGCAGACCGAGATCGCAGGCCTGCAGTTGCTGGCCCCTCGCCTGCCGATTGAAACCGTGGCGGCCGGTGGCGGATCAGTGCTGGAGCTGCAGGGGGAGCGGCTGCGGGTGGGGCCCCGCTCCGCCGGAGCACAACCGGGCCCGGCCTGTTATCGCGCCGGCGGACCGCTCACCATCACCGACGCCAACCTGCTGCTGGGGAGGCTTCAGGTGGACCGCTTCCCGGCGGTGTTCGGCCCGTCCGGGGATCTTCCACCGGATGTTGAGGTGGTGCGGCATTGCTTCGCCGAGCTTGCGGCAGCTCTGGGGCAGACCCCGGAGCGGGTGGCATCTGGGGCGTTGCAACTGGCGGTGGAAACCATGGCTGCTGCGATCCGACGGGTGTCGCTGCATCGCGGTGAGGACATTCGCGGCGGGGTGTTGGTGGCCTACGGGGGAGCTGGTGGTCAGCACGCCTGTCGCCTGGCAGATGAACTTGCGCTGAACACAGTGTTGTTGCATCCCATGGCCGGCGTTCTCTCCGCCTTTGGAATGGGTCAGGCCCGCCAGCGCTGCCGGCGGCAGGTGCATCTCGGTGCTGCCCTCTCGCCTGATCTGTTGGTGGCTTTGCAGGATCAAGTTGAGCGGCTGAAGGGTGAAGCGCAGGAGACCTTGCGTCGCCAGGGGGATCGCGCTGATGCCGATGCGGGGGAGCCGGAGGTCTGGGTCAGCCTTGCCCTGCGTTATCCCTCTACCGAGCAGACCCTGGTGCTCACCTGGTTCGCCCAGCAAGGCGTTGATGCCGTGATCTCGGCTTTCAAGGCGAGCCATCAGCAACGCTACGGCTACTGCATTGATGCCGATCAGGCTTTGATCGTCGAACAGCTCAATGTTGAGGTCACAGCACCCCAACAGTTCGATGCCACAACCGCAGCTAAAGCAACAGCCGCAGCTGAGATGGCCGAACCAACGCGAGAGGTGCAGACATCGCCGCAGGTGTCGATGCACCTGGAGTCGAGCGGCTGGACGCAGGTGCAGTTGCTAAACCGCAGTGCCCTGGCGCCGGATCAGCGGATTGCAGGTCCGGCCCTGATCGCCGAAGCCACTGGCTGCACTGTGCTGGAGCCGGGCTGGCAGGCCCGGGTGGCGGAGGGGGGCACGCTGTTGCTGGAGCGCTCGCATCCCGCAGACGGATCACCGCTGCTGGCACAGGCCAGTGACCATGACCCATTGCAGGCGGAACTGTTTCGCCACCGCTTCATGGCGATCGCTGAACAGATGGGTGAACGGCTGCGGCAGAGCAGTCGCTCCGTGAACATCCGCGAGCGCCTGGATTTCTCCTGTGCGTTGTTCGATGCCACGGGTGCCCTGGTGGCCAATGCCCCCCACATTCCGGTGCACCTCGGATCGATGGGTGACAGCGTTCGCGACCTGTTGGCCCAGGTGGCGAATGGTGATGTCGCACCGCTGCAGCCCGACGACACGCTGCTCAGCAACGACCCTTTCCATGGCGGCACCCACTTGCCCGACATCACTGCCATCTCGCCGGTGTTCTGCAATGGGGATCAGCCCAGCTTCTTTGTTGCCAGCCGTGGCCATCACGCCGATGTGGGTGGCATTGCTCCCGGGTCGATGCCGTCCTTCAGTCGCACCATTGCCGATGAGGGGCTGCTGCTGCGTAACCAGCTGTTCGTGCGCCATGGCCGGGTTCATGCCGCTGATTTGGAAGCGGTGTGGAGCGGCATGGCGACGCCGCCCCGCAACCCTCCGGAACTGCTGGCCGACCTGCAGGCGCAGGTGGCGGCCAATCAGGCGGGAGTTGTGGCGCTGCAATCCCTCGTTGAGCGAGAGGGTCAGGCCCTGGTGCAACGGCAGATGACCCTGCTGCAGCAGGACGCAGCCCGCAGTGTTCAACGGCTGCTGTTGCGCTTGACGGACGCCCGACATCAGTTGGCCCTGGATGACGGCTCCTACCTGGTGGTGCAGGTGTGCCTTGATTCCAACCGCCAACGGTTGCGTTTGGATTTCAGCGGAACATCTCCGCAACGACCGGGCAATTTCAATGCCCCCCTGGCGGTGACGCGGGCGGCTGTGCTGTACGTGATCCGTTGTCTCCTCGATAGCGACATCCCCTTGAACGAGGGCTGTTTCGCGCCGCTCGATCTGGTGGTCCCGGAGGGCTGTCTTTTGAATCCGCAGCCCCCCGCCGCTGTGGTGGCCGGCAACGTGGAGGTGTCTCAGGCCCTCTGCAATCTGTTGTTTGCGGCCTTCGGCGCGCAGGCGGCCGGCCAGGGAACGATGAACAACGTCAGCTTCGGCAATGGCCGTTGCCAGTACTACGAAACAGTGGCCGGTGGTGGCGGCGCTGGTGAGGGCTTTGCCGGATCGGTGGGGCTGCAATTGCACATGACCAATTCAAGGCTGACGGATCCCGAGGTGCTGGAGAGCCGTTATCCGGTGCGCTTGGAATCCTTTGCGGTGCGCTCCGGCAGTGGCGGCCAGGGTCGGTGGCCCGGGGGCGACGGCTTGGAGCGCACGATCCGTTTCCTCGAGCCGATGAGTGTGTCGCTGATCAGTGGCTCGCGGCAGGTTGCCCCGTTCGGTCTCAACGGTGGGGCCAGTGGTGCCTGTGGCGAGAACTTGCGGCTGGATCGTGAGGGGGTGGCCCATCCCCTACCCGGTGCTGTGCAGCTGGAGCTTCAGGCGGGCGAGGCCATTCGCATGCTCACCCCAGGGGGAGGCGGCATGGGACGTTGA
- a CDS encoding LCP family protein gives MNWLSPPRVRGALCVSAAVMGIGVTGWLMATLWPKPDRVAAGAPLSANQPETLAPFPEVPVTVLVIGVDADRLGAASNQAAPKGPPNADALLLLRIAAQEPLQVLQIPTELGVQLPGEENPGRLAQLWRRGGVSLLSDAIRDIVGLQQGDPKRYVVMPRAALRRLVDGLGEVEVVLSDSYKRQDKTQNYTVMLQAGRQRLNGAQAEQLVRHLPDPKAVPQRRQRQNILVEGLIEKVQAPSGIEVIPGLVNQLNTEVETNLSRSEQLSLAAAIIASPEPVRISRLPLAERAGEQTLRQIDAGVSLPLWPQR, from the coding sequence ATGAACTGGTTGTCGCCACCCCGAGTTCGTGGTGCGCTGTGTGTAAGTGCTGCCGTGATGGGGATTGGTGTGACCGGGTGGTTGATGGCAACCCTCTGGCCAAAACCCGATCGTGTTGCCGCGGGCGCTCCGCTAAGTGCTAATCAACCTGAAACTCTGGCCCCCTTCCCGGAGGTCCCGGTTACGGTGTTGGTGATCGGTGTTGATGCGGATCGGCTGGGTGCCGCCTCCAATCAGGCCGCGCCCAAGGGCCCTCCCAATGCCGATGCGCTGCTGCTGCTTCGCATTGCCGCCCAGGAGCCGCTTCAGGTGCTCCAGATCCCCACGGAGCTCGGTGTTCAACTCCCTGGTGAAGAGAATCCGGGTCGCTTGGCGCAGTTGTGGCGACGGGGTGGCGTCAGTCTCCTCAGCGATGCCATCCGCGACATTGTTGGTCTTCAGCAGGGTGATCCGAAGCGCTATGTGGTGATGCCCCGTGCCGCCCTACGCCGCCTGGTGGATGGTCTGGGCGAGGTGGAGGTGGTGTTGAGCGACTCCTACAAACGCCAGGACAAGACGCAGAACTACACCGTCATGCTCCAGGCCGGACGACAGCGTCTCAACGGTGCCCAGGCGGAACAGCTGGTGCGCCATCTGCCCGATCCCAAGGCTGTCCCCCAGCGTCGCCAGCGCCAAAACATCCTTGTTGAGGGGCTCATCGAAAAGGTACAGGCCCCCAGTGGCATCGAAGTGATCCCTGGTTTGGTGAACCAACTGAACACTGAGGTGGAGACCAACCTCAGTCGTTCGGAGCAGTTGAGCCTGGCCGCGGCGATCATCGCTAGCCCTGAACCCGTACGGATCAGCCGCCTCCCCCTGGCCGAGCGGGCCGGTGAGCAGACCTTGCGCCAGATCGACGCCGGCGTCAGCCTTCCCCTGTGGCCCCAGCGCTAG
- a CDS encoding metal ABC transporter permease codes for MVEPDIWWLLPLTISLLIGAICPATGALLITQRRVLLANLMAHSVLPGLVVALAIGIDPSIGGLISGLLGALVAESLNRRFKDREVGAMNTVLAGFTALGVLLVPLLDARVDLETILFGDLLAANTTDLLRTAFAAVTLLAMLIWGYRDLVFVGIDPEGAAIAKRPVLLIRLICSLITALVVISAITAVGVILVIGLLCAPVLMHVENSRSLKELMLRSASTGLLLCGGGMMLAIAVDLPPGPLIGTLCLALLFTYRTKTAEQQ; via the coding sequence GTGGTTGAACCCGATATCTGGTGGCTTCTACCACTGACGATTTCGTTATTGATCGGCGCCATCTGTCCAGCCACTGGAGCGTTGTTGATCACTCAACGCCGGGTGTTGCTGGCCAACCTGATGGCCCATTCCGTTCTGCCCGGCTTGGTGGTCGCCCTGGCCATCGGCATCGACCCAAGCATCGGCGGCCTAATCAGTGGACTGCTTGGCGCACTGGTGGCTGAAAGCCTGAACCGGCGCTTCAAGGACAGGGAAGTAGGCGCCATGAACACCGTTCTGGCCGGCTTCACGGCCCTGGGCGTGCTGTTGGTTCCCCTGCTGGACGCCCGGGTAGACCTGGAAACGATTCTGTTCGGCGACTTGCTTGCCGCCAACACAACAGATCTGCTGCGAACTGCTTTTGCAGCCGTAACCCTATTGGCGATGTTGATTTGGGGCTACCGCGACCTGGTTTTCGTTGGCATCGACCCTGAGGGGGCAGCCATCGCCAAACGACCGGTGCTCTTGATTCGGCTGATCTGCAGCCTGATCACCGCCCTGGTGGTGATCAGCGCCATCACTGCCGTGGGTGTGATTCTGGTGATTGGCCTGCTTTGCGCTCCGGTTCTGATGCACGTGGAAAACAGCCGAAGCCTGAAGGAGCTCATGCTCCGCAGCGCAAGCACGGGGCTGCTTCTGTGTGGTGGCGGAATGATGCTGGCGATTGCTGTTGACCTACCCCCGGGCCCGCTGATCGGAACATTGTGCTTGGCTCTTCTGTTCACTTACAGGACCAAGACCGCAGAGCAACAGTGA
- a CDS encoding ribose-phosphate pyrophosphokinase, translated as MTSFLTAARAEQEQMTPDSRRLRLFSGTSNPALAKEISAYLGVPDGPRVCKRFADGELYVQIQESIRGCDVFLIQPTCAPVNDHLMELLIMVDACRRASARQITAVVPYYGYARADRKTAGRESITAKLTANLLVTSGVDRVLAMDLHSAQIQGYFDIPCDHIYGSPVLVDYLTTQDLGDVVVVSPDVGGVARARAFAKQMNDAPLAIIDKRRTGHNMAESLTVIGDVAGRTAILIDDMIDTGGTICAGARLLREQGAKRVLACATHAVFSPPASERLSVEGLFEQVVVTNSIPIPQDRVFPQLKVLSVANMLGEAIWRIHEESSVSSMFR; from the coding sequence GTGACAAGTTTCCTGACAGCAGCCCGTGCCGAACAGGAGCAGATGACACCTGACAGTCGCCGTCTGCGTCTGTTCAGCGGTACCTCGAATCCCGCTCTGGCCAAGGAGATTTCCGCCTATCTTGGAGTCCCAGATGGTCCTCGCGTCTGCAAGCGTTTTGCCGACGGTGAGCTCTACGTGCAGATCCAGGAGTCGATCCGTGGCTGCGATGTGTTCCTGATACAGCCCACCTGCGCACCGGTGAACGACCACCTGATGGAGCTGCTGATCATGGTGGACGCCTGCAGACGGGCTTCCGCACGGCAGATCACCGCCGTTGTGCCTTACTACGGCTACGCCCGAGCCGACCGCAAGACCGCTGGTCGTGAATCGATCACCGCCAAGCTCACGGCCAACCTGCTGGTGACGTCGGGCGTTGATCGCGTGCTGGCGATGGACCTTCACTCAGCCCAGATTCAGGGTTATTTCGATATTCCCTGCGATCACATCTACGGATCTCCCGTGCTGGTTGATTACCTCACCACGCAGGATCTGGGAGATGTGGTTGTGGTGTCTCCTGACGTTGGGGGCGTGGCGCGGGCCCGGGCCTTTGCCAAGCAGATGAATGATGCTCCGCTGGCGATCATCGACAAGCGCCGTACCGGCCACAACATGGCCGAAAGCCTCACTGTGATTGGTGATGTGGCGGGGCGGACTGCGATCCTGATCGACGACATGATCGACACCGGCGGCACGATCTGTGCGGGGGCACGGTTGCTGCGGGAGCAAGGGGCCAAGCGGGTGCTGGCCTGCGCCACCCATGCCGTCTTCTCTCCCCCCGCCAGCGAACGTCTGTCCGTTGAAGGCCTGTTTGAGCAGGTGGTGGTGACCAACAGCATTCCGATTCCGCAGGATCGGGTCTTCCCTCAGCTGAAGGTGCTCTCCGTAGCCAACATGCTGGGCGAAGCCATCTGGCGCATCCACGAAGAGAGCTCCGTGAGCTCGATGTTCCGCTGA
- a CDS encoding TIGR03943 family protein, translating into MKRGTLLLLWGLTLLWSFHSGRLDLLLRGVFHGLVGVTGLVLLMLGVALLLKKEKQNERWHRPWLLSGVMAALVLVLPPSPSFSDLASNRPQGLPDPPELAFVLPPEQRSLTEWVRWLRSQPDPDLVAGNPVRISGFVWRQPQGPPLIARLTVRCCLADATPAGLAVEWPESFIPQTNQWLAIEGTMSVQTRNERRIPVVIPQNITPIARPERPLEP; encoded by the coding sequence TTGAAGCGCGGAACACTGCTGCTGCTCTGGGGCCTGACGTTGTTGTGGAGCTTCCACAGCGGACGCCTCGATCTGCTGCTACGCGGTGTCTTCCATGGCCTGGTGGGGGTCACCGGCCTGGTCTTGCTGATGCTGGGCGTGGCCCTTCTGCTGAAAAAAGAGAAGCAAAACGAACGCTGGCACCGGCCCTGGCTGCTCAGCGGCGTGATGGCTGCGCTGGTGCTGGTCCTTCCGCCGAGTCCCTCCTTCAGCGATCTGGCCAGCAACCGCCCCCAGGGCCTGCCCGATCCACCGGAGTTGGCCTTTGTTCTGCCCCCCGAACAACGCAGCCTGACGGAATGGGTGCGCTGGCTGCGCAGCCAGCCCGATCCCGACCTTGTAGCCGGCAATCCTGTTCGCATCAGCGGTTTTGTCTGGAGGCAACCCCAGGGCCCACCGCTAATCGCCCGGCTCACAGTGCGCTGTTGCCTGGCCGACGCCACGCCCGCTGGCCTGGCCGTGGAGTGGCCGGAGTCGTTCATCCCCCAAACCAACCAGTGGTTGGCCATCGAGGGAACGATGAGCGTGCAGACGCGGAACGAACGACGCATCCCCGTCGTGATTCCTCAAAACATCACGCCGATTGCGAGGCCCGAGCGGCCCCTGGAACCATGA
- a CDS encoding family 10 glycosylhydrolase has translation MAWLPSPLMAESRLDRLLRNRSIMGVWLTNSPSQLYYDRKLISTAMKQLQDAGFNRVVPNVWSRGTTFHRSRFAPVEPPLQKAGIALDPICTLAAEGRRRGIKVMPWFEYGLMEPADSSVVSNNPSWVLAKANGQRWMAMHGNHRMAWLNPAHPEVRARFIGLVVETLKRCPMDGLQLDDHFAWPVQFGYDPTTVALYRQETGLAPPRDHSNRQWMKWRRNQLTSLLRELRQRLKQERLSTKISLSPGPFRSAYNLWLQDWELWSLGGLIEELVVQNYAYSVRGFAKDLDQPALRKARSWGIPTQIGVLAGFGKRTTSMAVLEQKVRLARQRGHGVIFFYWEGLWGKHVAERYRDPRRAAFTRIGSD, from the coding sequence ATGGCGTGGCTTCCGTCACCTCTGATGGCCGAGTCCCGACTGGACCGTTTGCTCCGAAACCGCAGCATCATGGGGGTGTGGCTGACCAATAGCCCCAGTCAGCTCTATTACGACCGGAAGCTCATCAGCACTGCAATGAAGCAGCTGCAGGATGCGGGGTTCAATCGCGTTGTGCCCAACGTCTGGAGCCGCGGCACCACGTTTCATCGCAGCCGCTTCGCTCCAGTGGAGCCGCCGCTGCAGAAGGCTGGGATTGCTCTTGATCCCATTTGCACCCTTGCGGCGGAAGGTCGGCGCCGCGGCATCAAGGTGATGCCCTGGTTTGAGTACGGCCTGATGGAGCCGGCCGATTCTTCCGTTGTGAGCAACAACCCAAGCTGGGTGTTGGCCAAAGCCAATGGCCAGCGTTGGATGGCGATGCATGGCAACCATCGGATGGCCTGGCTCAATCCAGCCCATCCGGAGGTTCGTGCCCGCTTCATCGGCTTGGTGGTGGAAACCTTGAAGCGCTGTCCGATGGATGGCCTTCAACTGGACGACCACTTCGCCTGGCCGGTGCAGTTCGGTTATGACCCCACGACCGTGGCTCTGTACCGGCAGGAAACGGGACTGGCACCTCCTCGGGATCACAGCAATCGGCAGTGGATGAAATGGCGCCGCAATCAACTCACCTCTCTCTTGCGTGAGCTACGGCAACGTCTCAAGCAGGAGCGCCTCTCCACAAAAATCAGCCTGTCTCCTGGCCCCTTCCGTTCGGCCTACAACCTCTGGCTGCAGGACTGGGAGCTCTGGTCTTTGGGCGGGCTGATTGAAGAGTTGGTGGTTCAGAACTATGCCTATTCGGTTCGAGGATTTGCCAAAGACCTGGATCAGCCGGCGCTGCGCAAAGCCCGCAGCTGGGGCATCCCCACGCAGATTGGCGTGTTGGCGGGATTCGGCAAACGCACCACCTCGATGGCCGTTCTGGAGCAAAAGGTCCGCCTGGCACGCCAACGCGGTCATGGCGTGATTTTCTTCTACTGGGAAGGGTTATGGGGCAAGCATGTGGCGGAGCGGTATCGAGATCCTCGTCGCGCTGCATTCACCAGGATTGGATCTGATTGA
- a CDS encoding metal ABC transporter substrate-binding protein, translated as MVATDLAIDRMIIILTWLAMRPSLAQSAGVCVALAIGASVVPANAAQPVVVAVDGTLCDLTKTLAADAASVTCLIPPGGDPHSYRLKPSDRAVIAKSDLIFHIGFGLTPSATKLNSPGMVVAVGEIALPSYRGSDPHIWHDPAHSAGMIRVVSGSLEPLLQDSDRSALRQRTAKAVAVFKALQIWQEKQFSSLPSAQRVIVTDHKTYSHLADRFGIVEIAMLDSHTTGGVLRPSSLKKITEEVKSSGAKTIFSPAASPNKTLKRISKSTGLPISKTPLYGEGIAAGRNAVSTATMNACTIVNGQGGSCDITSANTLNAEWSSIR; from the coding sequence ATGGTGGCAACCGATCTGGCGATCGACAGAATGATAATCATTCTCACTTGGTTGGCCATGCGTCCTTCCCTGGCTCAATCTGCAGGGGTGTGTGTTGCTCTGGCAATAGGCGCTTCCGTTGTTCCGGCCAATGCGGCTCAACCTGTGGTGGTTGCCGTCGACGGCACGCTGTGCGATCTCACCAAGACTTTGGCTGCAGATGCTGCTTCGGTGACTTGTCTGATCCCCCCGGGTGGTGATCCACACTCCTATCGATTAAAGCCTAGTGACCGTGCAGTGATCGCAAAGAGCGATCTCATTTTCCATATCGGTTTTGGGCTCACACCTTCTGCCACCAAGCTCAATTCACCAGGAATGGTTGTGGCTGTGGGTGAAATCGCCCTCCCGTCGTATCGCGGTAGTGACCCTCACATCTGGCACGATCCTGCACATTCTGCTGGGATGATTCGGGTTGTCTCTGGTTCTTTAGAGCCTCTTTTGCAGGACAGCGATCGTTCGGCTTTGCGGCAACGAACAGCTAAGGCTGTAGCTGTATTCAAGGCTCTTCAGATATGGCAAGAAAAGCAGTTCAGTTCTTTGCCCTCGGCGCAGCGGGTCATAGTGACCGATCACAAGACCTACAGCCATCTCGCCGATCGCTTTGGAATTGTGGAGATTGCGATGTTGGACAGCCACACAACAGGTGGAGTCTTGCGTCCCTCCAGTCTCAAAAAAATTACTGAGGAGGTGAAGTCTTCTGGTGCAAAAACAATCTTTTCTCCTGCTGCATCCCCGAATAAAACCCTAAAGCGCATCAGCAAGAGTACTGGTTTGCCTATCTCGAAAACTCCGCTCTACGGAGAAGGAATTGCTGCAGGTCGTAATGCTGTTTCAACTGCGACTATGAATGCCTGCACGATTGTTAATGGTCAGGGTGGTTCTTGCGATATCACAAGTGCCAATACATTAAATGCTGAATGGTCTTCTATTCGTTGA